The Schistocerca nitens isolate TAMUIC-IGC-003100 chromosome 8, iqSchNite1.1, whole genome shotgun sequence genome includes the window GCATTgctcatgcctagtgaaaccctgcCCCTGTTGGCAACAGCACAGTAAGTGTGAAATCAACTGCCGTCAATGACATTTCAAACCTCACATTAACCTGCCTCATTCCTCCGTTAAGGTGTGCTCAATCATAATGCTGGAACAGCTTGACAGAGTGTACATTGGTGCCACAAGGCAGCGAGTGTTGACTTTTCTAGATCACCTCCGATTTCATATGCTATGTCCCTGTTCAAATTATTTACTGACCCATCCAGTGGTATTACATGggcctcttttgtaaagtccttaaatAAAGGGTATAGGTGCTCTATAACTTGCATCTGATTCGAATATGCTGGCAGTCTGCTATGCTGCCCCTAAATTTTTCCCTAAATGATGGCTTAGACTGTCTAGCTGCAGCactttcttcaaaacattttgctCATTCTTGGGCTTCCTGTACACTGTAGAAGTATGCTCCACATTGCAGCTCAGCAGAAGAAACTGTTCAAAGAGTCTGTTCTATGACCGCTAGTAGTTCTAAGGAGATCTACCACTTCACGTTGGCTAATTAATGCCTTTTTGTGGCAAATTTATTTCCTTAATCTGTTATATTGATGAGAGATGACAATGCAATGAAGTTTACATATCTTTTAATTGATGAGGCATAGAAAAGGTCGGCTAAGTAGGAAATGTGATATTTGTTACAACTGCTGCAGCCTTATAATGAATGACATTTGTGGAAAAAGTTTCAGTTGGCATCAACATATATCTTGTGATGactattttatttaaacattaGAAATAGAAACATTGCGTCTCAATGAATACtgcttattttgcttttcactaaagcATTAATGTCTGGCACCACTTTCTGAGCACTGTTGATTTGAAGATGCACTTTTAAATTGAAGTCTGTCAATGAGATTCTGTAGGttaattttgttttcttcattgCAGAAAAATGTTGTTTGCACAAGTATGTTGGTCCCAACAATGACAATCGTAACTGCAACTTTATGAAGTTGTGTAAATTCAAGTTGAAGAAAATTTTATATGAATCTACATGACTTATCACTCAACTGCCTGTCACATTGCAGGTCCATAAGTTTTAACTGTAGCTAGGCAATCTGTACCAGCATGTTAtaaattgacactggtgtgtctgaCCTTTGATTTGAAATTCCTAATCTGGTTGTTATGCTGCTtttcatcaatttaaaaaaaactactcTCCACTTTAAGCACTGCACCTTTAAGCATATATGTTTGTTATTAAAACTACAGCCAGCTTAAAATATTGTCATTCCTCTGAAAACGGTGCACAATTTGCACTTCCCCTGATAGACATAATGATGTCTGTCCTGTGATTTTACCACGAGCACTGACTAACAGATTTGGTCTACATTACGATGCTGGTCTTGCCAAACACTCACATCCAGGTGATTCGCACGCACTCGTAACACATATCAATAGAACTCTGCGCCAGGTAGCTTATACTACCTGCAGCTGCCTGGGTACGAGCTGACAGGTGCTCACATGTGATTGTGCCAACTGGAACAGCCTGAAGTAGGGATTCATTCCCAGATCTTTCAGTTCTCCTGCAGAGCCTATGAGCAttactttaaaattttattgttatcatttgtgaataaaaaaatttgtGTCATAGTTATTTGAGACAGAAGAGGGATTTGCACTTGTCAGTTGTTCGCCTTTCACGAATTAGTAGGCAGGTGTCTCTCCTGTGTGTCATAGTTTcctaatatttaaacagtaacatgaGTATCAAGGCTGTGGCAAACATTTGCATTTGACAATAGTGTGATGTCttgtttgatgattctggtgttgcaCAATTTACTAGGCAGTTCCAAGAGATTGACTGCAGACTAAGAAGTTATTACAAATAAACCTGTATTTTTAAGTAAAATGAAGTACCAGTTACCATGTGAAGAATTAGTTtcatcttaatttaaaaaaaaaaaaaaaaaaaaaaacagaaattagtgTTTAGTACAAAAAATACATGGTTTTCTTCTTTTTGAAAATTAAGCTGTAGGAAGTAGTGAATAATCTCATTAGGAACAATTGTTGTTTGTTAACTTAACACATACAATTTGATACATGATTTGTTACATGTTTCattataaatgtaattttttcagcTGTTCTGGGAAAAACGCTTAGAGGGGCTTCGTGCATGTGATCTCGACGGTACAGAGTTCGATGCTATGGAGCTGCCTCGTGCGCTTCGACCAGTGGGCCCACATGTTGGTGATGAGACGTTGCTGCAGTCAGTTGCAACAGCACTACATGTTTCTGCTCAACCTGTTACTGGTCAGACAGGATCTCGAACTGTTCTAGACAAAAATCCTGGTGTATTTCTCAACCCTGAGCAACCCCTTGTGCAGGTACATTTTTGCACATTAGTATCACAAATTGAGGTGAATTAGTAagcatatctctctctctgtcttattCTCTCTCGCTCATATGTACCGCTTACTACAGCAGTTGATAATAACCATGTGGCCAAAATTGGTCCATTAGTGACAAATAAACCATTTCATTCAAATAAGACAGCCACAGCAAACTCTGGCATCTTTTGATTAATTTTTGATGGCTGTGAAACAACATTGGGGGAGCAGGGATTTCAAATTAAGTCATTGACCTACTCTAGTTTAGCAAGGGAATTTTTTTCATCCTTGGTCTCTGGGTACTGTCACTTCCTTGAATCCCATTTATAGGTTAAGGCATCTCTTTCATTTGAGATACTTTTTTATACTAATGATATTGATAATGTATTTTCCTTGTAGTTACAATGGGCTCATAAAATAGCAGTCAGCTTGTTTCCATAACCTTATTAACTGCCAGAATGCAGGCACAAAATCCATTTTTTTTCCAGATGTAGCTGTTcagtttttttgtttaagaagtgtATTCTTGATGAATTCTGTTGTTCTTTGTATCTTCATAATAAAGTGTCAGCCAATTTTTCCATAGTAAAAGTCATTGTGGGCCTAAaaatcatttacaaattaatattgATCTAACACTATAAATATTTTATGAATGGCACAAATTAAATTAACTTTGGTCTGTCTCCAATACACCCGATGTACATAGACCATACTTCATTCATTCCACATAGGGGCAACACACAATTAATCAAGTATTTCCTGTCCCATCAAAAAAGTTTATTGTTAAGAGAAGTATAAAATTCGTAGTGATGATGTGTCATTCAATCCACTACAAGAATATTATGAAACCTGTATTAATACATTTTTAGTCAGCAATTTCTTCCCAGAACAACAGAACAGTTATATTACTAAATATTGattaatataacagagggaaacattccacgtgggaaaaatatatctaaaaacaaagattatgtgacttaccgaacgaaagcactggcaggtcgatggacacacaaacaaacacaaacatacacacaaaattcaagctttcgcaacaaactgttgcctcatcaggaaagagggaaggagagggaaagacaaaaggatgcgggttttaagggagagggtaaggagtcattccaatcccgggagcggaaagacttaccttagggggaaaaaaggacgggtatacactcacacacacacacatccacacattttccccctaaggtaagtctttccgctcccgggattggaatgactccttaccctctcccttaaaacccacatcctttcgtctttccctctccttccctctttcctgatgaggcaacagtttgttgcgaaagcttgaattttgtgtgtgtgtttgtgttggtttgtgtgtccatcgacctgccagcactttcgttcggtaagtcacatcatctttgttttaagatataaATATTGATTAATTATTACAGACTCTGAACTTTATTATATAATTTGATAGATacaaaaatctgctcaccaatcAACGGCagggaaaaacacacacaaaatttgaagAATTGTGTTTTCTTCTGCCACCAATTTGTGAGTGGAtcctttatctatccaattatgttataatttgaaaaattatttttgttgatacatTAGACTCTGAACTTCATTATTGTCATACATAACTAACTTCAAGTAACATTATTACTTAATGTGCTTCAATTTCTTGCAGGCTGTAACCATTGCAGATGAAGATATCAAACGCCAAGAGGAGCGTGTTGCAAGTGCTCGTAAGAAACTTCAGGAAGCTCTCAAGAGAATTGTAGCATAGCAGAATATCGTAATTGAAATGTGACTGTTTGGGTACTGACAGACAGGTTGTCTTATTCACTCAGGTTGTGGCATGTGTTGCAGAAAGGTGTAGTTGTGTGTGAAACTGTTGTGTGGTTCCATTGGTATACACAGTGCAGCAGTGCTCTTTGATCTCACATTTTGTAAGCACAGACTGAGTAATATTTGTTCTTGGACTAGTTTTCTTATATTGCCTCGACAAAGCAAAGGATCTTTCCCCTTGGAGGACACTACGAATTaacaaaataaatgcaataattctGTCTTTATAAAGACTAAAAGTGATTTTTGTGGCCTATGACAACAAAATGTACTTCATTATTGTAAtactttcattaatgaataaatgtGTACAGGTTGTGTGTAAATTATTAATATCTAAGATTCAGGCTTATGGATGTCTAATGATAAAAATTCCAAAATCAGACAAAAAAAATATGacttaaaaatatttattgtgattaaaatttcaacattttatCAGTTGAGTATTGTGGGGTGTTAAAGCCCACTCTTCACCATTAAGTTGTGAGCTGCTGGAACAAAGTTTCAGTTTAATGTTGTAGCAAGGGCTTTAACATTATGTTGAAATTGCAGTCACAGTAAATATTTTCAACAACCATGTATAGTATGACTTCATTCAGTAATTACACTAAGGCTGTGGACCCGTTCCTCATCAGAAATCACATTTTATATTGATAAATATAAATTTGGATATTAAATGACAGAAAATAATACACAGGGttattcaaaattatagtctcAGTTCGTACTTTTGTATTTAATGAGCTATACATAATACAAGACACGATTTAACTTATATTTGATTATACTGATATGACAGTTTATGGGCATCAATATGCCCCCTTTGGCTGCACAGATAACATCCAATCAGTAACTGAACCATTCCATCTGATGATAAACTTATTGTACCACTGAGTGAGTTTACTGTAACTGTGATGTGGTCTCTTAATTTATCCAGCATTGTTGTTAGAGAAGCTTCTTTCACTAATCCTAACAACAAAGAACAAAAGTCAGGCCGGTGACCAGAGCAGGAACGCGAGTTCACCCTCCTGACACAAGCAATTTAACAGAGACTCATTGAGAAATCGTTAAATATTTAGTTTTCAATCAGGTGGGTCTATGTCCTGACTGAAATTCTGCATTTTTTGAGAGTATAAatcaccatttgactgtgtattattacatttatcttctgtACATCCAGATTTCAGCTTTTATCCCATTATCAGGTACAATGTTCTTAGACCGTGATCATGTTACTAGTCTAAGAACTTGtaacattgtacttgataatgggatAAAAGATaaaatctagatagtacagaagataaatacagtaatatacagtcaaatggcagtttaTTCTCTCAAAAAATGTTGCATGATTATGGCTtaacattatcaaaaactttcaAAATCTGCATTGATTTGCTACAGAagccttttctacaatattgtgtCATATGATATGCCAGTAGTCATGTTTTCATGAAAACAGAAAACCTTGTGTTAGTGATACAATGCAATTTATTCACCTTGAACTGTAAACTTCATGCCAAAACCAGCCATTGCTGATGTGTATAATTTTCTCTTCTAATTTACAGTCAGCTGGGCCAATAACTTAGCACAAAGAACCATTTATACCAGGCTGTGTGTTCCACTCAACAAATTCTCCTCTTCACTAGAGGTGTAATGTGTAATGTTG containing:
- the LOC126199172 gene encoding methyl-CpG-binding domain protein 2 isoform X3 — translated: MQDVIGDTRTMALEKRKYECSALPKGWQREEVIRKSGLSAGKVDVYYYSRGVRNDASLVPPIRQTASIFKQPVTVHKMQEGKVKTDFKHGPQEKPKQLFWEKRLEGLRACDLDGTEFDAMELPRALRPVGPHVGDETLLQSVATALHVSAQPVTGQTGSRTVLDKNPGVFLNPEQPLVQAVTIADEDIKRQEERVASARKKLQEALKRIVA
- the LOC126199172 gene encoding methyl-CpG-binding domain protein 2 isoform X4; this translates as MQDVIGDTRTMALEKRKYECSALPKGWQREEVIRKSGLSAGKVDVYYYRGVRNDASLVPPIRQTASIFKQPVTVHKMQEGKVKTDFKHGPQEKPKQLFWEKRLEGLRACDLDGTEFDAMELPRALRPVGPHVGDETLLQSVATALHVSAQPVTGQTGSRTVLDKNPGVFLNPEQPLVQAVTIADEDIKRQEERVASARKKLQEALKRIVA